One Pyramidobacter piscolens W5455 genomic region harbors:
- a CDS encoding sugar ABC transporter ATP-binding protein produces MGGEPLLRVEQIGKAYFGNRVLKNISFSLGKGRILGLVGENGAGKSTLMNILFGMNVIAETGGYEGKFYISGKEADFHSPNDALEAGIGMVHQEFSLIPGFSVTENIVLNRESLVYNPLVEAFGERLKTLDRADMKLRAEEAIKKLNFSLDGETLISELPVGHKEFTEIAREIDKSKTQLLVLDEPTAVLTESEAEILLDSMRRLAKNGIAIIFISHRLREVMEVCDDIVVLRDGEVVLTTEPSKTTVREIASSMVGRNIEKAAQGDAEERKFGREILKVRNLWVDMPGETVRDVNLDIKEGEIFGIGGLAGQGKLGISNGIMGLYASGGAVEFDSKAVQLNDPTSPLSMGISSVSEDRRGVGLLLDESIAWNIIFTSLQNQKRFLKPSCGGLVKVRDDNAILECARKYIQELEIKCVSPKQRVRELSGGNQQKICLAKAFETHPRLLFVSEPTRGIDVGAKKVVLDTLKKYNRELGMTIVMISSELEELRSICDRIAIIDKGTVVGIKPASASSEEFGYLMLGTSEEAANQ; encoded by the coding sequence ATGGGAGGAGAACCTTTGCTTCGTGTGGAACAAATAGGCAAAGCCTATTTCGGGAATCGAGTTCTTAAGAATATTTCATTCAGCCTGGGCAAGGGACGGATCCTTGGTCTGGTGGGGGAGAACGGCGCGGGGAAGTCGACGCTGATGAACATTCTGTTCGGCATGAATGTGATCGCCGAGACGGGAGGCTACGAGGGCAAATTCTACATCAGCGGCAAGGAAGCCGATTTCCACAGCCCGAACGATGCGCTGGAAGCCGGCATCGGCATGGTCCATCAGGAATTTTCGCTGATTCCCGGCTTTTCGGTCACGGAGAATATCGTTCTCAATCGCGAGTCGCTCGTTTACAACCCTCTGGTCGAAGCTTTCGGCGAACGTCTGAAGACGCTGGATCGCGCCGACATGAAGCTTCGCGCCGAAGAGGCGATCAAAAAGCTGAATTTCTCGCTCGACGGCGAGACGCTTATTTCCGAGCTTCCCGTCGGGCATAAAGAGTTCACGGAAATTGCCCGCGAGATCGACAAGAGCAAAACGCAGCTTCTGGTTCTCGACGAGCCGACGGCCGTTCTCACCGAGAGCGAAGCGGAGATTCTGCTCGATTCGATGCGTCGGCTGGCCAAAAACGGCATCGCCATCATCTTCATCTCGCACCGCCTGCGCGAGGTCATGGAAGTCTGCGACGACATCGTCGTTCTGCGCGACGGAGAAGTGGTGCTGACGACGGAGCCGTCGAAAACGACCGTGCGCGAGATCGCCAGCAGCATGGTGGGACGCAACATCGAAAAGGCGGCCCAGGGCGACGCGGAAGAGCGCAAGTTTGGGCGGGAGATCCTGAAGGTTCGCAATCTGTGGGTCGATATGCCCGGCGAAACGGTGCGCGACGTCAATCTCGACATCAAGGAAGGCGAGATCTTCGGCATCGGCGGTCTGGCCGGACAGGGCAAGCTTGGCATCTCGAACGGCATTATGGGGCTTTATGCGTCCGGAGGGGCGGTGGAATTCGACAGCAAGGCCGTACAGTTGAACGACCCGACCTCGCCCTTGTCGATGGGAATTTCCTCGGTTTCCGAGGATCGCCGCGGCGTCGGGTTGCTGCTCGACGAATCGATCGCTTGGAATATCATCTTTACGTCATTGCAGAATCAGAAACGTTTTCTCAAACCGTCGTGCGGCGGTTTGGTCAAGGTCCGCGACGACAACGCCATTTTGGAATGCGCCAGAAAGTACATTCAGGAGCTGGAGATCAAGTGCGTCAGCCCGAAACAGCGTGTGCGCGAGCTCTCCGGCGGAAATCAGCAGAAGATCTGCCTGGCCAAAGCTTTCGAGACGCATCCCCGACTGCTTTTCGTTTCGGAACCGACGCGCGGCATCGACGTCGGCGCGAAAAAAGTCGTGCTCGATACGTTGAAGAAGTACAACCGCGAACTCGGCATGACCATCGTGATGATCTCTTCCGAACTGGAAGAGCTGCGTTCGATCTGTGACCGCATCGCGATTATCGACAAGGGAACGGTCGTCGGCATCAAGCCCGCTTCCGCTTCTTCGGAGGAGTTTGGCTATCTGATGCTCGGTACCAGCGAGGAGGCTGCGAATCAATGA
- a CDS encoding DUF3798 domain-containing protein, with product MKKFVTSLLAAALFAGAVSAMAAEPAKFHIGVCTGTVSQTEDDLRGAEELIKRYGDVADGGMIKHITYPDNFMTEQETTISQIASFADDPLMKAVIVNQAIPGTTEAFRRIRETRPDILLFAGQNHEDPGVISPTSDLVTHAGDLARGYLIILAAHKLGCTDFVHISFPRHMSYELLSRRAKIMEAACNDLGMKYHFETAPDPTSDVGVAGAQQFILEKVPHWIEKYGPMAAFFCTNDAHTEPLLKRIAEGKGGYFIEADMPSPLMGYPGALGVELSDVAGDFPAILKRVEDAVIKAGGSGRMGTWAYSYGFTNTLALGEYAKSCIEKDVTPKNFRRNFKMDALLKTFDAETPGASWNGTIYKDASTGLELKNNILVYQDTYIFGKGYLNMTGEVIPEKYLDMK from the coding sequence ATGAAAAAGTTCGTTACGTCTCTGCTGGCTGCGGCGTTGTTTGCGGGGGCCGTGTCCGCCATGGCGGCGGAGCCGGCGAAGTTTCACATCGGCGTCTGCACGGGCACGGTTTCTCAGACCGAGGACGATCTTCGCGGCGCGGAAGAGCTGATCAAACGTTACGGCGACGTCGCCGACGGCGGCATGATCAAGCACATCACCTACCCCGACAACTTCATGACCGAGCAGGAAACGACGATTTCCCAGATCGCTTCGTTCGCCGACGATCCGCTGATGAAGGCCGTCATCGTCAACCAGGCTATCCCCGGCACGACCGAGGCGTTTCGCCGTATTCGCGAGACGCGCCCCGACATCCTGCTGTTTGCCGGGCAGAACCACGAGGATCCCGGCGTCATCTCTCCCACGTCCGACCTTGTCACTCACGCCGGAGATCTCGCCCGCGGCTATCTGATCATCCTCGCCGCCCACAAGCTGGGCTGCACCGATTTCGTCCATATCTCCTTCCCGCGCCACATGAGCTATGAGCTTCTCTCCCGTCGCGCCAAGATCATGGAGGCCGCCTGCAACGATCTGGGCATGAAATACCATTTCGAAACGGCTCCCGATCCCACCAGCGACGTCGGCGTGGCCGGCGCGCAGCAGTTCATCCTCGAGAAAGTTCCGCATTGGATCGAGAAGTACGGCCCGATGGCGGCTTTTTTCTGCACCAACGACGCGCACACCGAACCCCTGCTGAAGAGAATCGCCGAGGGGAAAGGCGGCTATTTCATCGAAGCGGACATGCCTTCGCCGCTGATGGGCTACCCCGGCGCGCTGGGCGTCGAACTTTCCGACGTGGCGGGCGATTTCCCCGCGATCCTCAAGCGAGTCGAGGACGCCGTGATCAAGGCGGGCGGTTCCGGACGCATGGGCACCTGGGCTTACTCTTACGGATTCACCAACACCTTGGCGCTGGGCGAGTACGCCAAGAGTTGCATCGAAAAGGACGTCACGCCGAAAAACTTCCGCCGCAACTTCAAGATGGACGCTCTTCTGAAAACTTTCGACGCGGAAACTCCCGGCGCAAGCTGGAACGGGACGATCTACAAGGACGCGAGCACGGGCCTCGAGCTGAAGAACAACATCCTCGTCTATCAGGATACCTACATCTTTGGCAAGGGCTACCTCAACATGACCGGCGAGGTCATTCCCGAAAAATATCTCGACATGAAATAA
- a CDS encoding DUF3798 domain-containing protein — translation MKKFVVGLLTAALFAGAVSAMAAEPAKFHIGVCTGTVSQSEDDLRGAEELIKRYGDVANGGMIKHITYPDNFMTEQETTISQIASFADDPLMKAVIVNQAIPGTTEAFRRIREARPDILLFAGENHEDPGVIAPSGDLIIHSDSIARGYLIILAAHKLGCTDFVHISFPRHMSYELMSRRAKIMEATCNDLGMKYHFESAPDPTSDVGVAGAQQFILEHVPQWLDKYGPNTAFFCTNDAETEPLLKRIAESKGFFIEADLPSPLMGYPGALGVELSDVAGDFPAILKRVEDAVVAKGGAGRMGTWAYSYGFTTTFALGEYAKSCIEKDVSPKNFRRHFKREDLLAAYNGATPGAKWNGTVYMDANTGLELKNNILVYQDTYIFGKGYLNMTDEVVPEKYLQLK, via the coding sequence ATGAAAAAGTTTGTTGTTGGTCTGCTGACCGCGGCGTTGTTTGCGGGGGCCGTGTCCGCCATGGCGGCGGAGCCGGCGAAGTTTCACATCGGCGTCTGCACGGGCACGGTTTCTCAGTCCGAGGACGATCTTCGCGGCGCGGAAGAGCTGATCAAACGTTACGGCGACGTCGCCAACGGCGGCATGATCAAGCACATCACCTACCCCGACAACTTCATGACCGAGCAGGAAACGACGATCTCCCAGATCGCTTCGTTCGCCGACGATCCGCTGATGAAGGCCGTCATCGTCAACCAGGCTATCCCCGGCACGACCGAGGCGTTCCGCCGTATTCGCGAAGCCCGGCCCGACATCCTGCTGTTTGCCGGCGAGAACCACGAGGATCCCGGCGTCATCGCCCCTTCCGGGGATCTTATCATTCACTCCGACAGCATCGCCCGCGGCTATCTGATCATCCTCGCCGCCCACAAGCTGGGCTGCACCGACTTCGTCCATATCTCCTTCCCCCGTCACATGAGCTATGAGCTTATGTCTCGTCGCGCCAAGATCATGGAAGCCACCTGCAACGATCTGGGGATGAAGTATCACTTCGAGAGCGCTCCCGATCCCACCAGCGACGTCGGCGTGGCCGGCGCGCAGCAGTTCATCCTCGAGCACGTTCCGCAGTGGCTTGACAAGTATGGCCCCAACACCGCTTTCTTCTGCACCAACGACGCCGAAACCGAGCCTCTGCTGAAGAGGATCGCCGAGAGCAAGGGCTTCTTCATCGAAGCCGATCTTCCTTCGCCGCTGATGGGCTATCCCGGCGCTCTGGGCGTCGAGCTTTCCGACGTGGCGGGCGATTTCCCCGCGATCTTGAAGAGAGTGGAAGACGCCGTTGTCGCCAAGGGTGGCGCCGGACGCATGGGCACGTGGGCGTATTCCTACGGCTTCACGACCACTTTCGCGCTGGGCGAGTACGCCAAGAGCTGCATCGAGAAGGACGTTTCCCCGAAGAATTTCCGTCGTCATTTCAAGCGCGAGGACCTTCTCGCCGCTTATAACGGCGCTACGCCGGGCGCAAAGTGGAACGGCACCGTTTACATGGACGCCAACACGGGCCTCGAGCTGAAGAACAACATCCTCGTCTATCAGGATACCTACATCTTTGGCAAGGGCTACCTCAACATGACCGACGAAGTCGTTCCTGAAAAATATCTGCAGCTGAAATAG
- a CDS encoding polynucleotidyl transferase ribonuclease H family → MYLGIDPGRQKFGWALAGGEGKLVASGIVPAEKLEDFALKAARSCKDCEEWRLEGELPEDGKIAKVFCGDGTGHARFVQALARRFAVELVGELNTTLEARRLYWDMHPPRGLKRFVPLSLLVPPRCVDDLAAFCILRRALAADAD, encoded by the coding sequence ATGTATTTGGGCATTGATCCGGGGCGGCAGAAGTTCGGCTGGGCGCTGGCCGGCGGCGAGGGGAAACTCGTGGCGTCGGGGATCGTCCCGGCGGAAAAGCTTGAGGATTTTGCCCTGAAAGCCGCTCGCTCCTGTAAAGATTGCGAAGAATGGCGGCTCGAAGGGGAACTGCCCGAAGACGGCAAGATCGCCAAAGTCTTCTGCGGCGACGGCACCGGACACGCGCGCTTTGTGCAGGCGCTGGCGCGCCGGTTTGCAGTCGAACTCGTCGGGGAACTGAACACGACTTTGGAAGCGCGCCGTCTGTATTGGGACATGCATCCGCCGCGGGGGCTGAAACGGTTTGTGCCGCTCTCGCTGCTGGTGCCGCCGCGCTGCGTTGACGACCTGGCGGCGTTCTGCATCCTGCGCCGGGCGCTTGCCGCCGACGCCGACTGA
- a CDS encoding lysophospholipid acyltransferase family protein gives MQNFYWYLICALRAIFCRLPHKTAVRLGDVLGRVMWLVCKSRVDKAEARCVRALGIGVTPARRIVLASYRNIGRAVAETLRLPKIAATVERYVALQGEENLRQALARGRGVILLLGHLDNWEIANICASKKYPLNVVAANQRDQRITGLLMKLRSLAGSRNVQKGQGLKGAIRCLRNGEVLCVLHDQDAKDQGIVVPFLGLPASTPTGVAKLAAKFGAAVVPTHIVREPDGFTHRVIFEPALADPAGVAFGENEESCLKICNDRISSWIREHPGQWLLWLYPRWASTVPGDR, from the coding sequence ATGCAGAATTTTTACTGGTACTTGATTTGCGCTCTCAGGGCGATTTTTTGCCGGCTGCCGCACAAAACGGCGGTCCGGTTGGGAGACGTGTTGGGAAGAGTCATGTGGCTGGTCTGCAAAAGCAGAGTCGACAAGGCGGAGGCGCGCTGCGTGCGCGCGCTGGGCATCGGCGTCACGCCGGCGCGTCGGATCGTCCTCGCTTCTTACCGCAATATCGGCCGGGCCGTGGCGGAAACCCTGCGCCTTCCCAAGATCGCGGCGACCGTCGAACGATACGTCGCTTTGCAGGGCGAAGAAAACCTTCGGCAGGCACTCGCCCGCGGGCGCGGAGTCATCCTCCTGCTGGGGCATCTCGACAACTGGGAGATCGCCAACATCTGCGCGTCGAAGAAATACCCGCTCAACGTCGTCGCGGCCAATCAGCGCGACCAGCGCATCACCGGCCTGCTCATGAAGCTTCGTTCGCTGGCCGGTTCGCGGAACGTGCAGAAAGGGCAGGGGCTGAAAGGGGCGATCCGCTGCCTGCGAAACGGCGAAGTCCTGTGCGTTCTTCACGATCAGGACGCCAAGGATCAGGGGATTGTCGTCCCCTTCCTGGGGCTGCCGGCCAGCACGCCGACCGGCGTGGCCAAATTGGCCGCGAAGTTCGGCGCGGCCGTGGTGCCGACGCATATCGTACGTGAGCCCGACGGCTTTACCCACCGGGTGATTTTCGAGCCGGCCCTCGCCGATCCCGCCGGAGTGGCGTTCGGCGAAAACGAAGAAAGCTGTCTGAAAATATGCAACGACCGCATCAGCTCCTGGATCCGCGAACATCCCGGACAGTGGCTGTTGTGGCTCTATCCTCGCTGGGCCAGCACGGTGCCGGGGGATCGCTGA
- a CDS encoding DUF6672 family protein produces the protein MKMKRIIVNLAIIFVFAALGWYCYDHGKAYDFIVENVACQDDGQSVEAMEAVQVSIDSGEGKILYADDRDQAVAIGSGTHKARIDVLDMDDKPIEGQSRIFTFKLSRLGKKPVLNIPLAYKNGDPAAK, from the coding sequence ATGAAGATGAAAAGAATCATTGTGAATCTCGCGATAATTTTTGTTTTTGCGGCGCTTGGGTGGTACTGCTACGACCATGGCAAGGCGTACGACTTCATCGTCGAGAATGTCGCCTGCCAGGATGACGGTCAGTCTGTCGAGGCTATGGAGGCCGTTCAGGTCTCCATCGATTCCGGAGAAGGAAAGATCCTTTATGCCGACGACCGCGATCAGGCCGTTGCGATCGGCAGCGGCACGCACAAAGCCAGGATCGATGTCCTCGATATGGACGACAAACCGATCGAAGGACAGAGCCGAATTTTCACTTTCAAACTTTCCCGGCTCGGCAAGAAACCTGTTCTGAACATCCCCTTGGCGTACAAGAACGGCGATCCGGCAGCGAAATAG
- a CDS encoding ABC transporter permease encodes MNNTNKIKMFLIRNAVPIVFLVVSAIAIPISRFSLDYLVQEMLIRLSRNSFLVLSLLVPIMAGMGLNFGMVLGAMAGQLGLIFVSDWNVVGLNGMVLAAIIATPLAIFFGWICGVVLNKARGREMVTSYILGFFMNGVYQLAVLYGFGSIVPITNTKLVLSRGYGIRNTINLDSIRRCLDDLVPLEIFGIQIPVATFIVIGLFCLFIVWFRKTKLGQDMRATGQDMAVADSAGIPVLRTRVISIVISTVLACYGQIIFLQNVGTMNTYNSHEQAGVFAIASLLVGGASVSRASILNVFVGVILFHLMFVVSPMAGKYLTGDAQIGEFFRVFVSYGIISLALVLHAWRRHADREIARAQFRGQSADGGTKK; translated from the coding sequence ATGAACAATACGAATAAAATCAAAATGTTCCTTATCAGGAACGCGGTGCCCATTGTCTTTCTCGTCGTGAGCGCCATTGCGATTCCCATTTCCCGGTTCTCGCTCGATTATCTGGTTCAGGAGATGCTGATCCGCCTGTCGCGCAACTCGTTCCTCGTCCTCTCGCTGCTCGTCCCCATTATGGCGGGGATGGGACTGAACTTTGGCATGGTCCTGGGGGCCATGGCCGGGCAGCTCGGATTGATCTTCGTCAGCGACTGGAACGTCGTTGGCCTGAACGGCATGGTGCTCGCCGCGATTATCGCCACGCCGCTGGCGATCTTTTTCGGGTGGATCTGCGGCGTTGTCCTGAACAAAGCCCGCGGCCGCGAAATGGTCACGTCGTATATTCTGGGATTTTTCATGAACGGCGTGTACCAGCTGGCGGTTTTGTACGGTTTTGGCAGCATCGTGCCGATCACGAACACGAAACTGGTGTTGTCGAGAGGGTACGGGATCAGAAACACGATCAACCTCGACAGCATTCGCCGTTGCCTCGACGACTTGGTTCCGCTTGAGATCTTCGGAATCCAGATCCCCGTCGCGACGTTTATCGTCATTGGGCTCTTCTGCCTGTTTATCGTCTGGTTCCGCAAAACCAAGCTGGGACAGGACATGCGCGCGACCGGACAGGATATGGCCGTGGCCGATTCGGCGGGCATCCCCGTGCTTCGCACCCGCGTTATTTCCATCGTGATTTCGACGGTGCTGGCCTGCTACGGACAGATTATCTTCCTGCAAAACGTCGGCACGATGAACACCTACAACAGCCACGAACAGGCCGGCGTGTTCGCCATCGCCTCGCTGCTGGTCGGCGGCGCGAGCGTCAGCCGCGCTTCCATCTTGAACGTTTTCGTCGGCGTAATCCTGTTCCATCTGATGTTCGTCGTCTCGCCGATGGCCGGCAAATACCTGACCGGCGACGCGCAGATTGGCGAGTTTTTCCGCGTCTTTGTATCTTACGGCATCATTTCGCTGGCGCTGGTGCTTCACGCCTGGAGACGGCACGCCGATCGCGAAATCGCCCGCGCGCAGTTCCGCGGCCAGAGTGCGGACGGAGGCACGAAAAAATGA
- the rpsD gene encoding 30S ribosomal protein S4 yields MSKNVNRKVTPKGKIVRRLGANVFGNPKYDKLLAKKATPPGGAPRRRAKQSIYGLQLQEKQKIRLAYGVSEKQLRAVYVAAKKMDGVTGSNMLILLESRFDNVVYRLGYCVTRPQARQLVRHGHFLVNGRKVDMPGVRLNPGDVVTVRENSAEMVVLKQNLEAAAAVSKPAWLTLEGGKGTIVRLPERADIPNIADEQVVVEFYSK; encoded by the coding sequence ATGTCCAAGAATGTCAACAGAAAGGTCACTCCCAAGGGAAAAATCGTTCGCCGTCTCGGCGCCAACGTATTTGGCAACCCCAAGTACGATAAGCTGCTTGCCAAGAAGGCCACGCCTCCCGGAGGAGCGCCTCGTCGCCGTGCGAAGCAGTCCATTTATGGACTTCAGCTTCAGGAGAAGCAGAAGATTCGTCTTGCCTATGGCGTGAGCGAGAAACAGCTTCGCGCTGTTTACGTCGCCGCCAAGAAGATGGATGGCGTTACCGGCAGCAACATGCTGATTTTGCTCGAGAGCCGCTTCGACAACGTGGTCTATCGTCTCGGCTACTGTGTCACCCGTCCTCAGGCCCGTCAGCTTGTTCGTCACGGTCATTTCCTCGTGAATGGCCGCAAGGTGGACATGCCCGGCGTGCGTCTCAATCCCGGCGATGTCGTCACCGTTCGCGAAAACAGCGCCGAGATGGTGGTTCTCAAGCAGAACCTCGAAGCGGCGGCGGCAGTTTCCAAGCCCGCGTGGCTGACTCTCGAAGGCGGCAAGGGAACGATCGTTCGTCTGCCCGAACGCGCGGATATCCCCAACATTGCCGACGAGCAGGTCGTCGTCGAGTTCTACTCCAAGTAA
- a CDS encoding chloride channel protein gives MNKDNRGIRVFLEEFVLCYAVIKWTALAVLSGLVVGGAVSLFMKLLEFSIGEAGKLTGIWHYAILPLGLAASTLMVHYLAPDASGHGTEKVVEAVHERAGQIDVKVVPVKMITTIVTVAAGGSAGKEGPATQIAAGLTSTLARLLKFNDLDKKKLVVCGVSAGFAAVFGTPVAGAVFALEVLYIGQIFYDVLFASFLSGVVAWRTALSLGLEYSFFPVAEHLPLFSPQSFLWTLAAGAFFGLVSLCFIEIMNFSEKWFHDLKAPLVAKALLGAALILMLTYFVGDSYFGLSEAGMFSVLHGGRVSPWAWLWKILMTVLTLSCGGSGGVVTPIFFIGAAAGSAFAQFFSLNPITYASWGLVGVLAGSANAPLASTIMAVELLGGQAAPFAAVVSVTSFMIVGHRSVYPSQLLQRSKSSLLDVPEKGRRIDQDLTVPVPERSPVLGHLSLRMKRKK, from the coding sequence TTGAATAAGGACAACAGAGGCATCCGCGTTTTTCTGGAAGAGTTCGTTTTGTGTTATGCCGTGATCAAATGGACGGCGTTGGCCGTGCTGTCGGGGCTTGTCGTCGGCGGCGCGGTCAGCCTGTTCATGAAGCTGCTCGAATTCTCCATCGGAGAGGCGGGAAAGCTGACCGGAATCTGGCATTACGCGATCCTGCCGCTGGGTCTGGCCGCCAGCACCCTGATGGTTCATTATCTGGCGCCCGACGCCAGCGGACACGGCACCGAAAAAGTCGTCGAGGCCGTTCACGAGCGGGCCGGGCAGATCGACGTCAAGGTCGTGCCGGTGAAAATGATCACCACCATCGTTACCGTCGCCGCCGGAGGATCGGCGGGCAAGGAAGGCCCGGCCACGCAGATCGCCGCCGGGCTGACTTCGACGCTGGCCAGACTGCTGAAGTTCAACGATCTGGATAAAAAGAAACTGGTCGTCTGCGGCGTTTCCGCCGGTTTTGCCGCCGTTTTCGGCACGCCGGTGGCGGGCGCGGTCTTCGCGCTCGAAGTCCTGTACATCGGCCAGATCTTTTACGACGTGCTTTTCGCCTCGTTCCTGAGCGGCGTCGTCGCCTGGCGCACGGCGCTGTCGCTGGGGCTGGAATATTCGTTCTTTCCCGTGGCGGAACATTTGCCGCTTTTTTCCCCGCAAAGCTTCCTCTGGACTCTGGCCGCAGGCGCCTTCTTCGGTCTCGTTTCGCTGTGCTTCATCGAAATCATGAACTTCTCCGAAAAATGGTTCCATGACCTGAAGGCGCCGCTCGTCGCCAAAGCGCTGCTCGGGGCCGCCCTGATCCTGATGTTGACTTATTTTGTCGGCGACTCCTATTTCGGACTCAGCGAGGCGGGCATGTTTTCCGTGCTTCATGGCGGCCGCGTCTCCCCGTGGGCGTGGCTCTGGAAAATCCTCATGACCGTGCTGACGTTGTCCTGCGGCGGCAGCGGCGGCGTCGTGACGCCGATCTTCTTTATCGGCGCCGCCGCCGGTTCGGCGTTTGCTCAGTTTTTCAGCCTCAATCCCATTACCTACGCTTCCTGGGGCTTGGTCGGCGTTCTTGCGGGCAGCGCCAACGCGCCGCTCGCATCGACGATCATGGCGGTCGAGCTGCTGGGCGGCCAAGCCGCTCCGTTTGCCGCGGTCGTCAGCGTCACATCGTTCATGATCGTCGGACATCGCAGCGTTTACCCCAGCCAGCTCCTGCAGCGTTCCAAATCCTCTCTGCTCGACGTTCCCGAAAAGGGACGGCGCATCGATCAGGACCTCACCGTCCCCGTGCCGGAGCGCTCGCCCGTGCTGGGGCATCTGTCTTTGCGCATGAAACGCAAAAAATAA
- the gpmA gene encoding 2,3-diphosphoglycerate-dependent phosphoglycerate mutase produces MTYKIILLRHGESQWNRENRFTGWTDVPLSEKGIEEARSAGQLMREEGFVFDKAYTSCLKRAIKTLWLALEELDQMWIPVVKDWRLNERHYGALQGYNKAEMAEKAGEAQVKIWRRSYDVPPPPLTRDDPRYPGNDPRYLNLSPAELPLSECLKDTVARVLPYWNEVICPEIAAGRRLIVAAHGNSLRALIKYLDGVGDEEIVGLNIPTGIPLLYELDENLRPVSHRYLGDPEAAKVAAEAVANQARRQ; encoded by the coding sequence ATGACTTATAAGATAATTCTCCTGCGTCACGGCGAGAGTCAATGGAACCGGGAGAACCGTTTCACCGGGTGGACCGATGTGCCGCTGTCGGAGAAAGGGATCGAGGAAGCGCGTTCCGCCGGGCAGCTCATGAGGGAAGAAGGCTTTGTGTTCGACAAAGCCTACACATCCTGCCTCAAGCGTGCCATCAAGACGCTGTGGCTCGCCCTGGAAGAGCTCGACCAGATGTGGATCCCGGTCGTCAAAGATTGGCGTCTGAACGAACGCCATTACGGCGCTCTGCAGGGATACAACAAGGCAGAAATGGCCGAAAAAGCGGGCGAGGCGCAGGTCAAGATCTGGCGCCGCAGCTATGACGTGCCGCCGCCCCCTCTGACTCGCGACGATCCCCGCTATCCCGGCAACGACCCGCGGTACCTGAATCTGAGCCCGGCCGAACTGCCTCTGAGCGAATGTCTGAAGGACACCGTCGCCCGCGTTCTGCCCTATTGGAACGAGGTGATCTGCCCGGAGATCGCGGCCGGGCGGCGGCTGATCGTCGCGGCGCACGGCAACAGCCTCAGGGCGCTGATCAAATATCTGGACGGCGTCGGCGACGAGGAGATCGTCGGGCTTAACATTCCCACGGGGATCCCGCTGCTTTACGAACTGGACGAAAATCTGCGCCCCGTTTCGCATCGTTACCTCGGCGATCCCGAAGCCGCGAAGGTCGCGGCGGAAGCCGTCGCCAACCAGGCCCGAAGACAGTGA
- a CDS encoding ABC transporter permease subunit encodes MKDIKNFIEDVGWPRILIALFLISLFVLAPFVGVRLDASINDTLVRFGMNGVMVLAMVPMVQSGCGLNFGLPLGIIAGLLGAVTSVELEVTGLPGILTAMLIATPIAIVLGWCYGLLLNKVKGSEMMIATYVGFSSVALMCIMWLVLPYKSPNMVWGYAGKGLRTTISIEAFWQNAISSIGAFRINEFLAFPTGMFLFFLLLCCLMSLFMRTRTGTAMTIVGSNPDYARASGVNIDKMRTLSVILSTWLGAIGIIMYEQCFGFVQLYMGPFYMAFPAVAAILIGGASVKKANIVNVIVGTILFQGILTMTPSVINSMIQTDMSEVIRIIVSNGMILYALTRVTKVRS; translated from the coding sequence ATGAAAGACATCAAGAATTTTATTGAGGACGTTGGCTGGCCGCGAATCCTCATCGCTTTGTTCCTGATCTCGTTATTTGTGCTCGCTCCATTCGTCGGCGTCCGTCTTGACGCGTCGATCAACGACACGCTGGTGCGTTTCGGCATGAACGGCGTCATGGTGCTGGCCATGGTGCCGATGGTCCAGTCGGGCTGCGGCCTCAATTTCGGTCTGCCTCTCGGCATCATCGCCGGGCTGCTTGGCGCCGTGACGAGCGTCGAACTCGAAGTCACCGGACTGCCGGGCATCCTCACCGCCATGCTGATCGCCACGCCTATCGCCATCGTGCTGGGATGGTGCTACGGACTTCTGCTCAACAAGGTCAAAGGCAGCGAGATGATGATCGCCACCTACGTCGGTTTTTCGTCCGTCGCTTTGATGTGCATCATGTGGCTGGTATTGCCTTACAAGAGCCCGAACATGGTCTGGGGCTACGCCGGCAAGGGGCTGCGCACGACCATTTCCATCGAAGCTTTCTGGCAGAACGCCATCAGCAGCATCGGCGCGTTTCGCATCAACGAGTTCCTGGCGTTCCCCACGGGAATGTTCCTTTTCTTCCTGCTGCTGTGCTGCTTGATGTCCCTTTTCATGCGGACCCGCACCGGAACGGCCATGACCATCGTCGGTTCCAATCCCGATTACGCCCGCGCCAGCGGCGTGAATATCGACAAGATGCGCACGCTGTCGGTCATCCTTTCCACGTGGCTGGGCGCGATCGGCATCATCATGTACGAACAGTGCTTCGGTTTCGTTCAGCTCTACATGGGGCCTTTCTACATGGCGTTTCCGGCCGTGGCCGCGATCCTGATCGGCGGCGCGTCCGTGAAAAAAGCCAATATCGTCAACGTGATCGTGGGAACGATCCTGTTCCAGGGGATCCTGACGATGACGCCGTCGGTCATCAACAGCATGATCCAGACCGATATGTCTGAAGTCATTCGTATTATTGTGTCGAATGGCATGATTCTGTATGCTCTGACTCGTGTGACGAAGGTGAGATCCTGA